The DNA window TATAATTACATTTAGAGAAAAAAGTTAAAGTACATTATTTCTCTTCCTTTCTCTGTAATTTTATTTCACCTTCTTTTTACCCTCCGAATATTATGGTTTGGACTTCAACATtgtcatttttaaatttatattatcctatcacaaataataaaattaacatatctatttttaaattttatatttatgagATCAGATATTTGTAATTATAAAATACCTTAAACTTAGAAAAAACAAGATGATAAGATTTGAAATGATATGAATTCACTTTATAAGTGTAGGGCCAATAGATGGAAGAATGAGTGATATTtaaaaaaggtaaataaaaaagatCAGTAAAAAACCATTGGTGTATGTTAGATAAAATGGAAACAtactgataaaaaaaataaaaaaatgataatatctAAGCCGGCCTATTAGCTTGACCAGTGACTACCATACCTATATTTCAATTGATCCTTCACTAATTGCAACCAAAAGAGTGCACTGTGAAAAAAAGCAAGTCAACCACTAATTAGAAGACTGTTCTAACTTCCTGATGATATATTCCATtggaaattaaattttttatttttatttttctcttattgAGTATAGTACCAATTTTAACGGTCAAAATTCAAAGTCATGAGAtctattaataaattatttaatgtgATGTTATGATCTTAAGTTGTACTCACTCACACAAAACATAATACATGGCAGTACTCTATTTGTAAGTTCCAATTTAGGGCCCACAATCCACTACGTACACAGATATTGGTAATTAAAGTACTTAGCTAGTAGTGCTATAGTACTTGAGAATTTGATAATGTAAAATCCAGATAAACATATTTAAGAGCCCATTTATAGCTTAGTTAAGTGGGTCGTGCAGATAACTCGAATACCTACTACAAACTACAAAGAATCTGTAAAATTACTTTGCGAGTTTCAAAAGGCCCCAAATTAAACCCAAAAGCCACCTCAAAATCTCGAACATTATTCCCAAAAATGGATCTCGTAAAACAAATCATGTTACCATTGTATTAGAGACTAAAGTGTGTCTAGAGAGAATTAAAAGTGGTCCATGTAATTCAAACAATATCTTGAAACACAGGAGATGTAATGGAACGACTCGTTTTGCataatatttacaaaaaaatgCGTTAAAATTTATACAGTTCGTTTTGCATAAATATATAGCATCACGAAATTATAATCCAGTTTACGAAccattattttgcataaattGCTATCATAAAATGGGGCAAAATTTTATCGGTTGTGATACGGATTGGAggagggggagagagaaagatggtTGGGCCGGCAGAGAGAAAGGAGGAAGCAGGTGGAGAAGATTAAGGGAGAGAGCTGATTCCTATTTTTATGCTTTTCAAATATTTGTTATTCGGTTTCCTTTATTTTAGCACTAGAATTgcctatatatagagagagtctCCTAATAGAGAGATCATCTTAGAGAGATCATTATTGGACGAGTTTTTCTCGTAGGCCTCCTTCGTGAGGattaggcctctgcggaggatttCCCTTTCTTGTTTTGCTATTCAGTTTCTCTCAATAAAGCCGAACATTTCTGATTCCAGATTCTATATTATATTCTTGTTTATCAGCCTTTACTCCTaacaattggtgcggtgaacgatggTCAACTCTAGGGGCGATTCACGCCTAGACGGTTTGGAGAAGGCTACTGCAAAACTAAACGCCCAGCTCCAGCAGACGAACGAACAGGTCTCGGCATTGGGGTCAAAACTCGACTCCATGATAGAGGAAATGCGTGCGGGTTTCGCGGCCCTCAACCACAAGTTCAGAGCAACGCCTGAGGACGGTGCGTCCTCTGAAAATCGGGAATTTAATTCGGTGTCAGCCAGAAACAAATCAACGTCGCCAATGCCAACTTTTGGTGGATCTGAGCCTCTCGCGTGGCTCGCGCGGGCAAACCAATATTTCCTCGTCAACAAAACATCATCGGATAGACGTGTCGACGTTGCCATGCTCGCCATAGACGGACCTGCCAAGCCTTGGAAGCAATTGCTCGTTCGTCGCTGCCCCTCCTTATCGTGGGACAAGTTTGTTCAAGAGCTCTTGCAACGTTTTGGTGATACCATCACATCAGGAAGCTACGTCGCTGGCAATTCATCCAAGTACAGTAGTAAGGATCCTTTTTCTACTGTCTCTGTTGCCAAAAACCAGCCAAAAATTCCACCCAGAACCAGCAATAATTCTGCAGCTATCCTACCCATCGTGACAGCACCATTGCTGTCCTCTAACCTGTCTACAACAGCCCTGCCGGAGATACCGCCTATTACCACGTCAACAATCCACCCTGATATCGATACCAAAGCGGACAATAGAACACCCCTACCCTTGGTAGTACAACAGCCTATTCATATTTCTGTTTTAGTGCCTCTGCCATCTCCTACCAATCTGCCTACACCAACAGTAGTGACAACATCGCTGTGGTTCTCGAGTGCTGATATTTCACTGTTTCAGCCCTTCTTCCCTTTGCTACTACGTACAGTTCATGCCGCTGCTGCTGAGCTGACCACAATCATGTATCTACTTCTTCTTGTTCATGGGCACATTCCTTGGTTCAGCTTTTCACCTCCTGTTCAGAAGCATGAATGGAAACCTCCACCGAACAATGTAATCGGTTTCAGTTTTGAGCTCAGCCTTGAGGGCAAGGCTGTTTTGAGGGTGAGGCAGTTGATACGGATTGGAGGAGGGGGGAGAGAAAGATGGTTGGGCCGGCAGAGAGAAAAGAGGAAGCAGGTGGAGAAGATTAAGGGAGAGAGCTGATTCCTATTTTTATGCTTTTCAAATATTTGTTATTCAGTTTCCTTTATTTTAGCACTAGAATTgcctatatatagagagagtctCTTAATAGAGAGATCATCTTGGAGAGATCATTATTGGACGAGTTTTTCTCGTAGGCCTCCTTCGTGAGGattaggcctctgcggaggatttCCCTTTCTTGTTTTGATATTCAGTTTCTTTCAATAAAGCCGAGCATTTCTGATTCCAGATTCTATATTATATTCTTGTTCAACAGCCTTTACTCCTAACAGGCTGGGAATTATTGAACTCttataaatatagtattatGTAATCAAACGTTTTAGAACTCCAGGAATACAACAGAAAACTATTGCGAAAACATTACTTATTTACATGAAACATgaagtaaaaaaatttaaatactattAATCAAGTAAAATGTTCAAATAACTAAGATTCATAACAAAATCAGAATTTACATATATAGGAGGAGTAGTTATGAAGTGTTGATAGGAAGTAATATCGAGTGTATGTTGATATCCAAATTACAGTAGCAATCCAATCCTAAAAAAGAGGATTGAACATAGAGTAACACAAAAGTAGGGAGTACATaattagaagaaaaaagaaCAGACAACATTCTCAAATTCCGACGCCGGTGGCGGTGGCCTTGGGTGGCACAGGCTCAGCCCCTGGACCTGGACCTCCAAGCCCATAATCGTGATTCCTGTAGCCCGGCCCGTAACTGCTGCTGAAGATGCCGGCGTGGAGGAGCAAGACGTAGAGCAGCTGCGTAAACGCTAGCACTATCACGAAACCTTCCAGCACCCTCAGCCTCCACCCTCTCCACCCTCCTACGTTTATTTCCTTGCAACCCAATCTGCACCCATTCTCTCAATATCAGATCATATCTTAATAACCTTCAAAATTTTGAgctaataatttttatatttttaaaatattttaacaaTGATTCTGTTAAGGGATAatttcccttaacaagattccggcgTCGCGATTGCCATTGTCGGAGGAAAtaaaagcaccaattgataccgaccaaacaggagaactcatcccaaaagactagcctgttaggagaaaGAGCctatttagtctatataccccataTAACAACTGATGtaggaattgagtccgtaacattcgaccctcctttaagggccaacgtcctcgttggtcacgaccacgttggtcacggctggttctttgccaggccaccactccgtgtgccaccactccgagttctcgttggtcacggcggattctttgcccggccaccactccgagttctcgttggtcacagccacgttggtcacggcggattctttgcccggccaccactccgtgggtcaccactccgagtggtcccaaacgcactcgttggtcacggcgagttcgttgcccggccaccaccccgagccgtttgggctctcaatgaaagcaccaattgttgaGGGATAatttcccttaacaagattccggtGTCGCGATTGCGATTGTCGGAGGGATAAAAGGTAGTGGAggtagtcgcgggagctttgcccgtcgatcaaacgAAGAACAATACCGAATTGATATAAAAacgtaaaaataaaataggatgATTGTATTTCTGATTGATTGAGAATGAATacaaatactcctatttataagactagcCTAACTTAAtagcaagaaaataaagatcctaagagatatatgggaaaaagtgaataagatatgctaaatcaataatatatgaaataatagagatatgaggATATTCGTAGAGATATTCTCGTATCAGATTCACATAATAGACTATAATAATTATACgaacaaaaaaatgaatttatgaaTAATTAGACTATATTTTGAATAttgaaatactagtatattactTACTAATACATACtcctacaaaataaaaatttactcTCATTTTATTACTCAAGTTTctctcaattttatattaaagtCCACTACTAATGAGGTGGACGAAAGGAGTACGTAATTTTTACTATGTTTTTTTGTGACATAAAACTCAAAGTAACAAAACTAGTAGTTGTAGACGAAAGAGAGAGATTAATAGTAAGTAGTTACCCGAAAGCAAGGGCCGTGACAGCCCACGCCAGTATGGAAGATGAGCCAGCAGCGGCGAGGCTGTCATTCCTCCAGGCCCGGAGGTGGCTCCCCCCGGCAATCTTGGAGACGATTCCTAGAACACTGGCAAGTATCGCGAACGACAGGAAATGAGGCGTTGCTCCGTTGCCGCCCATGCCTGCAACATCCCATggatcattcattcattctaCTTAGACTCATGACGAAACTTGACTGATGGATGGGGCTTACTTGGATGAGCAGTCTGTCCGTTGATGTACCGATTGAGGCACCAGCTACCAAATCCCAACACAATGAAATACATAATCAAATTCAAGAACAGCAACGGCGCCGCTAAATTCCTTGCAACAGTTCTCGccatttctttctttctttttgtttcaGCTTGCTTGTAGTTTATCCAGTTGCTGAAGTCTGATACACATATAATTATACTATATAGTAGGGAAATTAAGCTAACGTGGCGCGCTTGTATTTTCAGCGGTTAACATGTGTAGAGACACCTGTCCTTTTATTGCATCGTTTCTCTCTTTAAAGAATATTATCTGTCTTCCCTTATCACCACTCTACATATCCACATGAATAACTGCAATTTCCCTCTCATTCTTTATTCctttctatttcttcttcacTGCACATTCAATTCCAAGGATCTCCACTTATTTTTATCAGTCTTATAATTTGAGGattaatatacatatacatactCCTAAAACATGACATTTATGTTAATGCTATTTAATTCGCAATTAATATTGACACAACAACATCTGTTTACTAGTAACAAATAAACTTACTGTAGTTCATTTACATTAACAGCTCTCTTTAAATGAATTCggacatattttatttttgactaTATGCTATGATGGATTTATACGTCTGAATGGCAGATGCGTGTAAATTATAATGATGAGATAATATTTGTTGGGTTTTGTTGTGCAAGTATATAAGAGTTTTCTGTTATGTTTCATTGTCTTCAACTTTTCCTTTACTACTTAGCTTTGTATACTTACTCCCGTGGTCCGCAATTAGGAATCTCATTCCTTCGCAATATgacttttaagaaatgttaagaaaagtgagcgTAAAAAAGTTTGTAGAATAATGGTCtcatttgtatatattagttttaaatgaaatgtgaataaaatgagttagttgaaggtgagac is part of the Salvia splendens isolate huo1 chromosome 6, SspV2, whole genome shotgun sequence genome and encodes:
- the LOC121807951 gene encoding membrane protein PM19L-like, translated to MARTVARNLAAPLLFLNLIMYFIVLGFGSWCLNRYINGQTAHPSMGGNGATPHFLSFAILASVLGIVSKIAGGSHLRAWRNDSLAAAGSSSILAWAVTALAFGLGCKEINVGGWRGWRLRVLEGFVIVLAFTQLLYVLLLHAGIFSSSYGPGYRNHDYGLGGPGPGAEPVPPKATATGVGI